A DNA window from Burkholderia sp. HI2500 contains the following coding sequences:
- a CDS encoding chloride channel protein, with protein sequence MPRPALPALFPALTRRSLRIWRQYGVFWLGAIVVGLAAVLYARLIDWGYETFRTMRDHAAWLPLLLTPAIAALSVWITRRFFRGAEGSGIPQVIATLHARPSAFGSRLLTLRILFGKVLVSFLGILGGFTIGREGPTVQVGAALMFNLRRFYPRSNAQIERQLVLAGAAAGLSAAFNTPLAGIVFAIEELTRSFSARASGVLITAIILAGVVALGLNGNYTYFGTIDAGPHFPKLLALAVLVTAIVTGIAGGLFCWLLLNTGRWLPAQLLGLYRERPITFAALCGFAIAVVGLVSGGTTFGSGYAEARGLLDGSQHLSVFYPFLKMISMVASYLPGIPGGIFAPSLSIGAGFGNLLHLVFSNMSLPMLIALAMVGYMAAVTQSPITSFVIVMEMINGHALVISLMATALVSSRVSRFFAPPLYETLALRYLAPPAAVAEPAAATAASATAATGVTEPQDAAAAPADPLDTLRDEGGKGDEASPATVPAEGAAHAPAPHDDEPAAAGTHDPAQRGPRDAQ encoded by the coding sequence ATGCCACGCCCCGCCCTTCCCGCCCTGTTTCCCGCCCTCACCCGTCGTTCGCTGAGGATCTGGCGCCAGTACGGCGTGTTCTGGCTCGGTGCGATCGTCGTCGGCCTCGCGGCCGTACTTTACGCGCGTCTGATCGACTGGGGTTACGAAACCTTCCGCACGATGCGCGATCACGCCGCGTGGCTGCCGCTGCTGCTGACGCCGGCCATCGCCGCGCTGTCGGTATGGATCACGCGGCGCTTCTTCCGCGGCGCCGAGGGCAGCGGCATCCCGCAGGTGATCGCGACGCTGCATGCGCGCCCGAGCGCGTTCGGCTCCCGGCTGCTGACGCTGCGCATCCTGTTCGGCAAGGTGCTGGTGTCGTTCCTCGGCATCCTGGGCGGCTTCACGATCGGCCGCGAAGGGCCGACCGTGCAGGTCGGCGCGGCGCTGATGTTCAACCTGCGACGCTTCTACCCGCGCTCGAACGCGCAGATCGAACGCCAACTGGTGCTCGCCGGCGCGGCGGCCGGGCTGTCGGCCGCGTTCAATACGCCGCTCGCGGGAATCGTGTTCGCGATCGAGGAACTGACGCGCAGCTTCTCCGCGCGCGCGAGCGGCGTGCTGATCACCGCGATCATCCTCGCCGGCGTCGTCGCGCTCGGCCTGAACGGCAACTACACGTATTTCGGCACGATCGATGCCGGCCCCCATTTCCCGAAACTGCTCGCGCTCGCCGTGCTGGTCACCGCGATCGTCACGGGGATCGCAGGCGGCCTGTTCTGCTGGCTGCTGCTCAACACAGGACGCTGGCTGCCCGCGCAGCTGCTGGGCCTGTATCGCGAGCGGCCGATCACGTTCGCCGCGCTGTGCGGCTTCGCGATTGCCGTCGTCGGCCTCGTATCGGGCGGCACGACCTTCGGCAGCGGCTATGCCGAGGCGCGCGGCCTGCTCGACGGCAGCCAGCATCTGTCGGTGTTCTATCCGTTCCTGAAGATGATTTCGATGGTGGCGTCGTACCTGCCGGGCATCCCGGGCGGGATCTTCGCGCCGTCGCTGTCGATCGGCGCCGGGTTCGGCAACCTGTTGCATCTCGTGTTCAGCAACATGAGCCTCCCGATGCTGATCGCGCTCGCGATGGTCGGCTACATGGCGGCCGTCACGCAGTCGCCGATCACGTCGTTCGTGATCGTGATGGAGATGATCAACGGTCACGCGCTCGTGATTTCGCTGATGGCCACCGCGCTGGTGTCGAGCCGCGTGTCGCGCTTCTTCGCGCCACCGCTCTACGAAACGCTCGCCCTGCGCTATCTCGCGCCGCCCGCCGCGGTCGCCGAACCGGCTGCGGCAACCGCCGCGAGCGCGACGGCGGCAACCGGCGTCACCGAGCCGCAGGATGCGGCCGCGGCGCCCGCCGATCCGCTCGACACGCTGCGCGACGAAGGCGGCAAGGGCGACGAAGCGTCCCCCGCCACCGTGCCGGCCGAAGGCGCAGCACATGCACCGGCGCCGCACGACGACGAGCCGGCCGCAGCCGGGACGCACGACCCGGCACAGCGCGGCCCGCGCGACGCTCAATAG
- the waaC gene encoding lipopolysaccharide heptosyltransferase I, which yields MKRILIVKVTSLGDVVQTLPVVADLHRAFPGVTVDWAVDESCAEVVRWHPGVSRVLGAPLRRFKKMRNRGDLKAITASIGALRAHRYDAVIDLHGVYKSAIISALARAARRVGYQTRDLGETGARFAYSHRFGPRPDCDAWHGMRVSAGEALGYAPEGIATYGIAPPRDVNLPAAVTDGAPFMLLFHATSNPDKKWPANHWAALATQMMARGVRVLLPWGSAAEHDDAQDIAARAPGSVVLPAMTVRELGAALGRAALVVGVDTGFVHMAHALQRPTVMIFVATSRHHCGIGGAPNALSIGEPGMMPSVDEALDAIDTVGPAYGALRARMTA from the coding sequence GTGAAACGTATCCTCATCGTGAAAGTGACGTCGCTCGGCGACGTTGTCCAGACGCTACCCGTCGTCGCGGATCTGCATCGCGCCTTTCCCGGCGTAACGGTCGACTGGGCAGTGGATGAATCGTGCGCGGAGGTCGTGCGCTGGCATCCGGGCGTCAGCCGTGTCCTGGGCGCGCCGCTGCGCCGTTTCAAGAAGATGCGCAATCGCGGCGACCTGAAGGCGATCACGGCGTCGATCGGCGCGCTGCGGGCGCATCGCTACGATGCGGTGATCGACCTGCATGGTGTCTACAAGAGCGCGATCATTTCGGCGCTCGCGCGCGCCGCGCGCCGGGTCGGCTACCAGACGCGGGATCTCGGCGAAACGGGCGCGCGCTTCGCGTATTCGCATCGTTTCGGCCCGCGGCCGGACTGCGACGCGTGGCACGGGATGCGCGTGAGCGCCGGCGAGGCGCTCGGCTACGCGCCCGAGGGTATCGCCACGTACGGTATCGCCCCGCCGCGGGACGTGAACCTGCCGGCCGCCGTGACCGATGGTGCCCCATTCATGCTGCTGTTCCATGCGACGTCCAACCCCGACAAGAAATGGCCGGCCAACCACTGGGCCGCGCTCGCCACGCAGATGATGGCGCGTGGCGTGCGCGTGCTGCTGCCGTGGGGATCGGCTGCCGAGCATGACGATGCGCAGGACATCGCCGCACGCGCGCCGGGTTCGGTCGTGCTGCCCGCGATGACGGTGCGCGAGCTCGGCGCGGCGCTCGGCCGGGCTGCGCTCGTGGTGGGGGTCGATACGGGGTTCGTACACATGGCGCACGCGCTGCAGCGGCCGACCGTGATGATTTTCGTCGCGACGTCGCGCCATCATTGCGGCATCGGCGGCGCGCCGAATGCACTGTCGATCGGCGAGCCGGGCATGATGCCGTCGGTCGACGAGGCGCTGGACGCGATCGATACGGTCGGCCCGGCCTACGGCGCGCTGCGCGCGCGGATGACCGCCTGA